In Quercus robur chromosome 11, dhQueRobu3.1, whole genome shotgun sequence, the following proteins share a genomic window:
- the LOC126705217 gene encoding V-type proton ATPase subunit B 2-like — protein MDVMNVFVNPSDRTYYEEMIQTGISTIVVINSIDRVQKTPLFAAAGLPHNEISAQICSQPGLNAEEDNFAIVFVAMVVNMQTAQFFTRDIEENGFMKSVTFFLDLANDPTIECIITPRIALTTAEYLAFESGSMFLPYLQI, from the exons ATGGATGTCATGAACGTTTTCGTCAACCCTAGTGACAGAACCTATTATGAGGAGATGATACAGACAGGGATTTCTACAATTGTTGTCATCAATTCCATTGATAGAGTACAAAAGACTCCGCTTTTCGCTGCAGCTGGTCTTCCCCATAATGAAATATCTGCTCAGATATGTAGCCAGCCTGGTTTG AATGCAGAAGAGGACAATTTTGCCATTGTATTTGTAGCTATGGTTGTAAATATGCAGACTGCACAGTTTTTCACACGTGATATTGAGGAAAATGGCTTTATGAAGAGTGTGACGTTCTTTCTGGACCTG GCAAATGACCCTACAATTGAATGTATTATCACTCCTCGTATAGCTCTTACTACTGCTGAATATTTGGCTTTTGAATCGGGAAGCATGTTCTTGCCATACTTACAGATATGA